The Flavobacteriales bacterium genome contains the following window.
ATAAATGTAGAATTAATCTTTTTACAGATAGAAATCGCTGCCTGTAACTCTAATTCATATAATTGATCATTATTAAAAACTTCTCGAACTTTCCGGATGGAAAGTTCACCTTTATTACTTACTTCATCAATAGCATTTGCCATGCTTTTGTGTTTTTTAGCTAATAAAGATGGTTGGTCTCTATATTCAAGTTTAATTTTCATGGTCGATTATAGTTTAGCTTTTAGAATTAAATTTTTATACCTACAATACAAACATCATCTACTTGTTCCTCTTTCCCTTTCCAATTTATAAATGTTTCTTCTATTTTTTCTTTTTGTTTATTCATGGGGAGATGAGAAATAGAAATTAAAAATGTCTTAAAGGGTTTTACTTTAAATTTTTTGCCATTTTCACCACCAAATTGGTCTTGGAAACCATCAGTTAGGGTATAGATAACGTCTCCTTTTTTAGTTTCAAATTCTCCGCCAATAAATGGTATATTATCATTGTCATGTTTGCCGACTGGTATTTTTTCTGGTTTA
Protein-coding sequences here:
- a CDS encoding SpoIIE family protein phosphatase; protein product: KPEKIPVGKHDNDNIPFIGGEFETKKGDVIYTLTDGFQDQFGGENGKKFKVKPFKTFLISISHLPMNKQKEKIEETFINWKGKEEQVDDVCIVGIKI